One Xenopus tropicalis strain Nigerian chromosome 8, UCB_Xtro_10.0, whole genome shotgun sequence genomic window carries:
- the lrfn1.2 gene encoding leucine-rich repeat and fibronectin type III domain-containing protein 1-like protein, with protein sequence MGAFFLLMITLTAGVAVAQICPKRCLCQNLAPSLAILCAKTGLLFVPSVIDPRTVELRLTDNFITVIRRRDFTNMTRLLHLTLSRNTISHITPYTFADLRGLRALHLDNNRILSMGDEQLKGLQNLRHLILSNNQLSTISPGSFQDFVGTLEDLDLSYNNLVKVPWETISKLMNVNSLSLDHNLIEYVPGGVFTNLHKLARLDMTSNKLKTIPPDPLFLRIPVYAKSKGSPLSSLVLGFGGNPLHCNCELLWLRRFTREDDLETCASPSNLMGKYFWSISEEEFMCDPPVVTHHSMRTSVLEGEGVVLKCKAVGDPEPSIHWVSPEGKVVSNSSRAVSYENGTLEITITTVRDSGSFTCIASNTAGDATASVELVVSPLPHPANASQRHHRLDKGPSDILTPAKPGAAQNESSSHSDRKVVMMHHSHNSALIQWFLDRNIPGIRMYQIQYNSSSDESLIYRMINPSNKSFLVNDLAPGREYDLCVLAVYDDGMTALTATRLVGCVQFSTQEESGQCQPLHTQFLGGTMIIIIGGIIVASVLVFIIILMIRYKVYSGQEEVGKTRVSNVYSQTNGHQAMACAHSCAKLSGGAEELPLTIEFATAEEVPSNKINKHTCEKSSYAPEQGSKALEEKSTSSEWTDINI encoded by the exons ATGGGGGCTTTCTTCCTTTTGATGATCACCCTTACTGCAGGAGTTGCTGTTGCACAGATTTGCCCAAAAAGATGTCTGTGCCAGAATCTGGCTCCATCCTTAGCTATCCTGTGTGCCAAGACTGGGCTGCTCTTTGTGCCATCAGTCATAGACCCTCGGACAGTGGAACTCAGACTCACTGACAATTTTATTACAGTCATCAGAAGGAGAGACTTCACAAACATGACCAGACTGCTTCACCTCACTCTCTCCAGGAATACTATCAGTCATATCACCCCATACACATTTGCTGATCTCCGGGGGTTGAGAGCATTGCATCTGGACAATAACCGTATTCTCTCCATGGGAGATGAGCAACTCAAAGGTCTGCAGAATTTGAGACATCTCATTCTTAGCAACAACCAACTCAGCACTATTTCTCCAGGCTCATTCCAGGATTTTGTTGGCACCCTGGAGGATCTAGACCTTTCATACAACAACCTGGTGAAGGTCCCTTGGGAGACCATATCTAAGTTGATGAATGTTAACTCCCTGAGCCTTGATCACAATCTAATTGAATATGTTCCAGGGGGGGTCTTCACCAACTTGCACAAACTAGCTAGGTTAGATATGACCTCCAATAAGCTGAAGACCATTCCCCCTGACCCTTTGTTCCTACGAATTCCAGTTTATGCCAAGTCAAAAGGATCACCTTTGTCCTCACTTGTACTTGGATTTGGTGGAAACCCATTGCACTGTAATTGTGAGCTGCTGTGGCTCCGGCGCTTCACCAGAGAGGATGATCTGGAGACATGTGCTTCCCCATCTAACCTTATGGGAAAATATTTTTGGAGTATTTCCGAGGAAGAGTTCATGTGTGACCCACCAGTTGTAACTCATCACTCAATGCGTACATCAGTTTTGGAAGGAGAAGGAGTTGTGCTAAAATGTAAGGCTGTAGGAGACCCTGAACCCTCAATTCACTGGGTGTCACCAGAGGGTAAAGTGGTATCAAACTCATCCAGGGCTGTCTCATATGAGAATGGAACACTGGAAATCACTATCACGACTGTAAGAGACTCTGGCTCCTTTACTTGCATTGCCTCCAATACAGCCGGGGATGCCACAGCATCTGTGGAGTTGGTTGTCAGTCCCCTTCCTCACCCAGCTAATGCCAGCCAAAGGCACCACAGGCTAGACAAAGGGCCTTCTGACATTCTCACACCAGCAAAACCTGGAGCTGCACAAAATGAATCCAGCAGCCACTCAGATAGAAAGGTGGTAATGATGCATCACAGTCACAactcagctttaattcagtggttTTTGGATCGAAATATACCAGGGATTCGCATGTACCAGATTCAATACAACAGTTCTTCTGATGAAAGCCTCATATACAG GATGATCAACCCAAGTAACAAGAGCTTCCTTGTCAATGACCTGGCACCGGGACGTGAGTATGACCTCTGTGTCCTTGCTGTGTATGACGACGGAATGACCGCTCTAACTGCAACACGATTAGTAGGCTGTGTCCAGTTCAGCACACAGGAGGAGAGTGGGCAGTGCCAGCCACTCCATACTCAATTCCTGGGAGGTACCATGATTATCATTATAGGAGGAATTATTGTGGCATCTGTGCTAGTGTTTATCATCATCCTGATGATCAGGTACAAGGTATACAGTGGCCAAGAGGAGGTGGGAAAAACCAGAGTAAGCAATGTGTATTCTCAGACCAATGGACATCAAGCTATGGCATGTGCCCACTCTTGTGCCAAGCTGAGTGGAGGTGCTGAGGAGCTGCCCCTTACTATAGAGTTTGCTACAGCAGAAGAGGTGCCATCCAACAAAATAAACAAGCATACATGTGAGAAAAGCAGCTATGCTCCAGAGCAGG GAAGCAAAGCATTAGAGGAGAAGAGTACTTCCAGTGAGTGGACAGATATTAACATCTGA